The Lewinella sp. 4G2 nucleotide sequence ACCGTCCCCCCGCCCGTCGGGTCGGGAATGACGGGGGTGACCAGCACATCCGAGAGGGCGCATTCTCCGTTGAACGTGGTGCGTAGCCGGTAGTCACCGGGTTCCGTCGGGGTGAAGCTGGCGTTCGTGGCGCCGATGACGGCCACCCCGTTGCGGTACCACTGGTAGGTATACTGCGCGTCCACCGGGCCGGTGTAGACCAGCCCTCCGTTGCAACCACTGGTGGTGGCCGTCACGCTACCCAGGCTGCCCGCTTCGGCCTCTTCCAGCCGGCTGAGGCGGAAGTCATCCGTGTAGTAATAGATGCCTCCCCCTTCGACGCCGGGGAGGTCCGCAAACGTCAGGTCGAGGGGGCGGCAGATCACGATGGCTTCGTAGGCTACTTCCGCGGTGAAGTCCACCGTGAAGGGAACCCAGCTGTTTGGGCTGCCAGAAACGCGGAAGCGGGTGATCTCTTCCCAGGGGGTGTCGTCGCCAAAACTCTCCGCGACGAAAACGTCGTTACGCTCCTGCAATTCGGCGCAACTGCGTACGCCGTAAATCGCCAGTAGGGGTTCCGGGTAGGAGTAAAGTTGGCTGATGAAGGTATCCGAAGTCAGCGTAGGTATTCCGAACCCCAACTGGCCGGTGTAGCGATAGTCCTCCCCCACGGTCAGAGGGCCGTCCGTCAGGCACGCTGCCATTTGCTCGCCGGCGAGAAAAGAGGCGGGCGGGAAAGCAACCACGTACCCCATTCCAGCGTAGCCCGTTCCGCTGGGGATGGGCAGCGGAAGCGGCGGAAATTCCACGTTGTCGGCGTCGGTAAAACTCAGCAGGTTAAACGCGTCCGTTGTCCCTACATCCGGTTGCAACCACCCGGCCATGCAGGATACCTGGCTGATGTCATCCGGCAAACCGTTGGGGTTGGCCGTCGTGCATTCCGGGTCGCTAGTAGAGTATTCCTCAAAGGAGGGGTTTGGAAGTAAACTTGGCGTTTGGCTTAAGAGGGTGCAGGCGCAGTCCGACACATCATTCAGGTCTACCAATCCGTCTCCGTCGTCATCAATGCCGTTGTCGCAGATCTCCTGCGCGTAAGCCTGAGAGCCAATTAACAGCAGGGAAATAATCACAAGTAGTGCTTTCCGGGCCGCCGGCGTTGCGGGCGGAAAGTTTTCTAAAGTAAGGCTGGGTAGCATGCGTTGGGTAGGTGTAAAGTGTTGGGTAATTAATCCAGAAAGGGCGGCTCTGTATCTAATGCACACCGTTCCGAAATTAGCCCCTACGGTCCTGCGCCAAAAATGTGACCGCAATCAACCTGTTATTTCCCGTATGTCCGCCGGTTGACGCATCCTGGTTGCTCAACAGGGTATTTCCGGCCTTGGGCGCTGCCGCAGGTGCCGGGGAGGTGGGCGAGTACTGGGCGGGTGGGTGTTCGTTGAGCTGAGGAAATCGCTTGATGTTGGTGGTAGTCCCGTTAGTTTAGGGGAATGGTTCGTTGGTGCTTTGGTACTTTGGGGCTGCCGCAGTAACGTGCGGTAGCCCAAAGCACCAAAGCACCAACGAACCAAAAGGCGTTAGCCTTGACTAAGCTAAATCCAAAATCCATGCCTTCCTCCGCCACTCACTACCTAGGCCTAGACGTCGGCACCACCTCCGTAAAAGCCTGCGTTTTTACTGCTTCCGGAGAGCTCGTCGTCGAGATTAACGAGGCCTATCCCTTGTTGCATCCGGAACCCGGCGCGGCGGTGCAGTCCGCCTCCCAATTGCTGAGCACCTGCGGCTGCGCCCTCAAAAAAGCGGTAGCGGAGACGGACGGAGAGATCCTGGGTATCGGCTTGAGCTGCCCCATGCACAGCCTGATCCTGTTTACGGAAGGGGAGGGTTTTGACGACACGGTGTACACCTGGGCGGACAACCGCGGGGTGGCCGTGATCGACCACATCAGCGACGAACTGAAGACCGAACTGCACCGCCTGACGGGCACCCCCGTCCACCCCATGACGCCCCTCGTGACCTTCCGCTGGCTGACGGAATACCATCCCGAAAAAATCGCCGCCGCGACCCACCTGTACGGCCTCAAAGAACTGCTGACGCACGGCTGGATGACCGAGACCGTACTCGACGAACAACTCGCCTCCGCCACCGGATTGTACGACGCCGTGGCCGGGCAGTGGAGCGACCTCGCCCTCCGCACCGCCGCTAACCTGAGCGAAGCAGCTTATAAACAGGATGGATTTCCCCTCCAATTACCCCCCGTTAGACCGGCCAGCTACCAACTCACTTGGAAACCCGAAATCGCCGTGGAACTAGGCGTAGCAGGCATCCCCGTCTTCCTCGGCGGCTCCGATGGCTGCCTGGCGAACCTGGGGAGCGGCGTCGACAAACCGGGAGAAGTCGCGATCACGGTGGGGACGAGCGCCGCCGTCCGCGCCACCCACCAAACTGGCCGCGTGGACCCCGCGCACCGCCTCTTTAATTACCGGATGGACGCGGATAATTTCGCCATTGGTGGCGCCTCCAACAACGGTGGAAAGGTGATCGAATACTGGCAAAATTTACTGAGTGGCCACTTCCCGGACATCCCTTCCTTCGTGAACGCCGCCCTCGCCACCCCGCCCGATCCGGGCCTCCGCTTCACCCCCTACCTCAACGGAGAACGCGCCCCCATCTGGGATGCCGCCGCCGCCGCGGACCTGACCGGCCTCCGCGGCCACCACCAACCCGCCGAGATCGCCCGCGCCGTCGTGGAAGGCGTGACGAATAACATTGTTACCATCCTGCGAGATCTCGAAGCCGCCGTGGGGGAGACCCGCCGCATCCACGCCAGCGGCGGCTTCACGGAGAGTAAAGAATGGGTAGAGCTACTGGCTAAGCTTTCCGGCCGCGAGGTGGTGGTAGCCGAGACGGGGCAGGCGAGTGCGTACGGGGCTGCGTTGGTGGCACGGCGGGCAATTAATTCGCGGCTGGACTAACACTATCGGTTTAGCTCCCGTCCAGTTGGCGTAGACCGCTAAACCAACGTGGGCCTTTCCCACCGGCTGCCTTCCGCTGAAACTTTGCGCGGAGACACCTGACTATACCCCATTCAATCATTTACCATGAGACTATTTTATGTTATTTGCTGTGCCCTGGTGGCACAAACGGGCCTCCTTGCCCAAACGCTTGATGCCTCCAACGCCCCGGTGGTGGGGGATTCCTGGCGAGCGGCTTTCCTGGCTACTAGTTTTGGCCGTGACGTCGTTGGCCTGCCAACGCCGGGCGAGACGAATGC carries:
- a CDS encoding gluconokinase translates to MPSSATHYLGLDVGTTSVKACVFTASGELVVEINEAYPLLHPEPGAAVQSASQLLSTCGCALKKAVAETDGEILGIGLSCPMHSLILFTEGEGFDDTVYTWADNRGVAVIDHISDELKTELHRLTGTPVHPMTPLVTFRWLTEYHPEKIAAATHLYGLKELLTHGWMTETVLDEQLASATGLYDAVAGQWSDLALRTAANLSEAAYKQDGFPLQLPPVRPASYQLTWKPEIAVELGVAGIPVFLGGSDGCLANLGSGVDKPGEVAITVGTSAAVRATHQTGRVDPAHRLFNYRMDADNFAIGGASNNGGKVIEYWQNLLSGHFPDIPSFVNAALATPPDPGLRFTPYLNGERAPIWDAAAAADLTGLRGHHQPAEIARAVVEGVTNNIVTILRDLEAAVGETRRIHASGGFTESKEWVELLAKLSGREVVVAETGQASAYGAALVARRAINSRLD